The genomic segment ATCGCGTATGCGCCCTTCGGCCCCGCGGTGCGATGGGCATACGGAAATGGTCGCGTTATGTCGCGGACGCAGGATCTGGACTATCGGATTAAATCCGTTATTGATGCCTCGCCAGGTGGTCTCGACATCCGACTGGACTACGACGCGAATGGTCGCGTGTCAGAACTGGGCAGGGCGACTGCCGCGCAAAATGGTATCGCGAGCTTTTCTTACGACGGGCTGGGGCGTCTGACCGCGTTCCGCGATCACGCCACGCAAGTGCCGATTGAAGAATACACTTACGACCAGACTGGAAATCGAACCAGCATTTCGACATCTTCCGGCATGGCGGCTTACACCTATGAAGCTGGCAGCCACCGTCTAATAACAGTTGATGGCGCTGCCCGGACCTATGACGCGGTGGGAAACACGCTCTCGGATGGCGTAGGTAGCACCTACTCCTACGCCGCCGCCAACAGGCTCGAAAGCGTCGCTGCGGGCGGATCAGTCGTTGGCTCCTATCAATACAACGGAGTGGGCGAGCGTGTCGGAACTCAGATCGGCCCGGTCAGCATTACGACGGTCTACGAGAGCGACGGCAGGTGGCTCGCTGACTTTGATACGGCAGGAGTGCCTGTCCAGCAGGCGATCTGGCTGGGAGATAGCCCAGTAGGCGTCCTAGTAGGCTCAGGCTCGTCGCTTGATCGTTTGCATTATGTGCAGTCGGACCACCTCGGCACACCTAGGACATTGATCGAACCAAGTCGTGACCTGGCGGTGTGGAAGTGGGACCTCTCCGGAGAAGCTTTCGGCAACAGCGTGCCCAACGAAGATCCAGACAATGATGGAGCTTCGATTGTTTTCAACATGCGCTTCCCAGGTCAGCGTTACGACTTGGCAAGTGGTCTGGCCTACAACTATTTTCGAGATTATGAGCCTGCCACCGGCCGCTACACACAAAGCGATCCGATTGGCCTCAACGGTGGGATCAGCACCTACGCATATTCGGGTTCTAACCCCTTGGCTCAGATCGACCCCACCGGGCTGGCGTGTCAGTCGGCCAATGGGACCACATACTGCGCATACCCCGGCGGCCCAGTGTTCCAAGTGCCCATGCAGCCTGGTTGGCGGGATTTCAATGGAAGCGAGCTCCTCTATCACAAGTATGAGGTTGACCGAAAGATCGGATGCGCGGATCCGAGCGAAGTCATGGCGCAGATGATTGCAAACCCAACTCCCAGCGGAAATGCGAGGCCCGCAACACTGGACGGGACAATTAGAAACGACGCCAGCATAGGCCCTTTTCGCGGGACGAACTTTGTGTCCTCGTATCTGACCACTGATCTGCGAAACGGCAACCCTCTAGTAGTCAACATGACATCGGCTGGAAGCGCCTTCGATCCTGGATATGTGGCTCGAACGGTTACTGACGGGGTGGCATACACCTATGGCGAAGGATTAAGTCCGTATCAGACCGACAGGCTTATATGGGTTGCGGGATTTAACAGGGCTGCCAACGAATTAATCTGGGGTCAGCAGATGAGAAAATTTATCGATAACTGCGAGTGCAGATAATGATTAATTTTAAAAGAGCCGCAGCTGCATTCACGGTCGCGTCGTTAGTCCCCTGCATTGTCGCCGTCATCGAGAATGGATATGTTCCGACTGACCTATCGAGTGTGCTTCTTTTATTATTTTTCTACTTTCTATATCTTTCAATCGTAACTATCTTCGGCTTCCCGACTCTCTTCATTTCTCAAAAGCTGAGGTGGGGTGGGGTATATGTTCCCCCTGTCGTCGGAGGGCTGTTCGGGTATGTGCTGGCTCGAACTCTATACAATCCCCTAACCAATCAGTCAGTTTTTTACGGTTTTAGTATTCTATGTGCTACCACCGCGGTGGTGGCTGCGTTGATCTATTACTACCCATGGCATCGACGCCGGATGAGGGAATAGCGCAGCCTGCAGTGTGGCTCTGTAATGGCTTGCAAAGACGATAATTTTGAATGAGTTGATCTGGTTAGTCTTGCGAGATCCGCTTTCTCGATGGAGTAGGCCTCCGCAATCAGCGCCAAGCGATCCGCGAAGCTGTTGGGCTGGAGTATGCAGTAGAAGGTGGCCGGTTCCGGGGGGTGTTGGTGCACCTTCCAGCTGTCCTCTTCGTCGCTGCAGCTTGAGAGCACAGCATTCCACGCCTTCCATTCGTAGAGACGCACGCCCTATGCGTTGAGCGAGTTAATGATCTCGCGCACTTTGGCGGAGGTGCCCCGGTGCCAGGGGAGGTCCCTTTCGTCGCATCGACCCGATCGACCGTCTCGTAACTGGTCAGGCCATGATTCCGCCGTCTGATCTGCTTGATGGACTGCCCCTCTCGTGCTGAAGGCGAAACCTTTCCAGCCATTGGGCTCGATATTTTAGGTGGACCGTCGTGCTCCCGATGAGCGTGACTGAGCACCTCAGCCAATAGCAGGGGTGATGTCTCCGCGAGAGCAGTTCGTTGCCGACTACACTGCATAAGTGGATGGCAAGGTATGCCAAGTTCCCGCACATCCCATGTCAGCGATTTTCGGATCACAGGTTGCGCGCAAATAGTTAGACGCTGAATACTGCGATGGCTATCCTGCCCCCCCCCCCCCAGATGACGGAACCTCTCATGGCAGTTCTATTGACAGATCTCACCGCAGATCAGCTCACCTCGCTCATCGATCAGGCCACTGAGCGGCGTAAGCTTCTGAAGAAGCGGAAGCCGATCGCTGTAGTCCGTCGCAAGCTTGAGGCTGCTGCTGCGGAAAGCGGATACAGCGTAGCCGAGCTGTTTGGCGCCGGTGCGCGGCCTGCATCGTCACCGCCAAAGAAGAGCGGTTCGCAGGCTGGGGCGAAGGTGGCTGCCAAGTATCGAAACCCTGCCGCGCCCGATCAGACTTGGTCAGGCCGTGGTCTGAAACCTATCTGGCTACGGGACGCGATGGCGCAATGCGGTGCAAAGCTCGAAGACTTCTTGATCTGAATCAAGGCTCCCGGGAGTTCCAGCTCTTGCCCTATGGCACTGGCTTTAGGCTCTTCGCGGGCGTAGAAGGAGCTTGCGTCGAGAGGCAATCGGACGCGTTTCCTCCAAAATCAGGGAGTCAAACATGGCAGATGATCTGACCAAGCGTGGGCCGCCCGATGGCATCCGTATCAACGTCAACGAGGCTTGGGAGCTTCGGGACTGGTCCAAGCATTTCGGAGTTACGCCAGACGCCTTGAAGGCTGCCGTCAAAGCGGTCGGTGTGATGTCGAAGGATGTGAAACGGCACTTGGGCAAGTAAGCTCGAAAACCGCTGGCAGCCAATGGCTGCCAGCGCCCGGCCTGTGCTGGAGCGCCTAGTGTCCGCGAGAGCGAGTTCTGTCTATCTCCAAGACCAGCAGGCGGAAGGTTTTCGGCCGGTGCTGGTCTAATGCGCCCGCATCAGTTGCGAATCGCTCGTCTACGATCGTCTCGCAAGCTTGTTGTTACCCGCACCACAATGCTTGACGGTTCGGGGTTTGCGGCCTATAGGTATTCCGTCGGTGTTCCCCGCGTTGCGGGGGGGTGTTCCAAAAGTTGACTGCCACCTCGGCAGCTTAGAAGCGGTATATCTACACCGACAACGGAAGCGCCCCAGTGGGGCGCTTTTTTTTCTTGCGAGAGAGCGCCAGTTCGAGGGCACAATAGGCGCCGTCGAACCGCTTTTGGATACTTCGAGAGGTCTTGCAGAGATCTTCTTGCATATAATTTCGATTGGGACGGATGACCCAAGGGCTGTTCTATAACTATCTGCAAGGATCGCTTTGACTGCTCGGGGAGCGACTTGTGCGATTTGATCTAGAGAAGTTGAGCTCGCGGGAGCTCGATCTGCTTATTGCGACCGCTGAGAAGCGCAAGACGGTTCTCTTAAGGCGCAGGCCTGTCGCGACTGTCAGGGCTGAGTTGACGATGCTTGTGGCATCTGAAGGCTATACAGTCGATGAGGTTCTTGGGCGACAGTCGCCAGTGGTTGCCGCGAGCGCGCGTCCGAAGCGGCGCAAGCTTGGCAAGGCGGCAGTGAAGTATCGAGACCCGGAGAACCGGCGCAACTCGTGGACCGGACGGGGATCGATGCCGCGTTGGCTGGCCGCGAAGGTGAAGCGTGGCATCAGTGCTGCTGATTTTCTGATCCCTGGACTCGCTCGGCCGACCGAAAAAAAGGGACTTCGGCTCGGACAAAAGACGGTGTTCAAGCCGGTCGCTGAAAGCGGTTGACGCGACACTCAAGCGTTCTGGGACGCGGGCTAGAAGTCAGCTTGTAGAGCGTTCACCCATGCCGAACGCATCTCGAACCGGCGACGCCTCCTTTGTCGGTCCAGCGCTGTCAAGCTAGTTCTGCCTCAATTCGCTCATCGCGATCGCGACGATTAGAGCTTGTCAGCAAAAGCCTTGAGCATTGCCAGCGCTTCCGCTTGGCGCTTACGCGGAAGCCTGGAGATCACCAGGATCACCTCGGCCAACAGATCCGAAGATGTGTAGAAGTAGGCGACCGGAAGCTCAAGTGCTTCGGCAAGCTTCTCCAAAGTGATCAAGTCAGGCTCGTGCATGCCTCGCTCGTAGCGTGAGATCCGCGGCGCGGCCGTGTTGGGGTCATCCAGGCCCAAGCGCTCGCCTAGCTGCGCCTGCGTAAGTTCCCGAGCAAGTCGGGCCATCCGCAAGCGCTTTCCAACCACGGTCGGTGTAGGTAGTGCGGCAGGCATCCGGCGGCAACGTGAGCTAACTGCATCCGATTCTGCCGATTCCATCCTAGCAAAGCATTTGCGATAATCGCAAATAGGCCGGGTGGCTTGAGAGATAGGAGCAGGGCTATGTGTCGTTGTCTCGTTCTTCTGGCAGCCGTCTGCCTTCATGTCGGCGATGTTGTCGCTGCGGATGGACTGTCGTGTGCGCTGGCTAAGCAGCAAGAAGCAGCCACCACATCAGTTCAAGAGTTTTTGTGGAGCACAGCGCACGGGGAGGTTAGGCCTGACGGTGCGATCCGCACCCGTCTAGGGGTGATTGAGCCGGGGGAGGGCAGTTCAACTTCCATCCTCCTCAACGGTGTGCCCGTTGCGCTTCCCATGGAGCTCGCGGGACTGATCCGATTTGGACAGATCTATGACCGAGTTGACCAAATCGCTTTGGCATATCTGGTTGAACGCCCAGAAGACAGCTCCGCGAGTCCTAGCCAAGTTGCGCTGACCCTCGACAACTCCGGCCAAGTGACCTCCACCGATCTGATCCCGGGCAACGCCGATCCGGCGCCCGGGCAGTGCCGTCTAATCAACTGAGGGGAAGCCATGAAGAAATTTCTGTTTACGATTGCAGCGGGCGTGATGCTCGCCGGATGCGGTAACGGTGGTCCTAGCAAGTCCCAGGTGGAAGCGGCGCTGATCCAGCACTTCGAGCAAGCCTCCGGAGGGATGCGCACAACTTTCGAGAGGCTGGATGTGGGCGGCTGCGAGAAGGTCGAAGGCGGTCCGGGGCACGCCTGCGCGGTAGACGGTCAGGCCGTGATTGATGTTGGCGGCAGGGCGCAGCGAGAAGCGCTCACAGCCACCTTCGTGTTCGATGAAGTCGGCGGCGCGTGGAAAGTCGTTGCTGCCCAATAGTCATGACTCGCCGCTCGGCGACCAATCCCTTCAGACGAGGAGCTCATATGTGGAGCATGTTCAAGCTCGCCCGGTGGATCATCACCGCGGCCGCCTTGCTGTGGCTGTGGAACAGGGTCACTGGCGAAGGGATTACATCGCAGGGCACGCTGCTGATGACAATGGTCTACGGGCAGTTCGTCTTCTGGCCGCTGTTGGTGCTGTGGATCGTCCCGGCGATCTTCCGCCACCGTCCGCCGAAGGCGAAGAAACATGATCTTTCCGTCTTCAGCGCAGGTATTTCGCACGATCACATCGCGTTGGATCAAGAGCGCGACAAGCTCTGGATCCGCGACCCTGCGCGCGGTGAGCGCTATTTGGATCGAAACGACATCCTGTCGATCCGAACAGCGTTCGATGTTCGCGGGTCGGTGACGAACCAGCGGCTGGAGCTGCAGGTTCGCGATGTTGAACATCCGCTGTGGCAGGTGCCGTTCGTGCGCCACTCGGATCGCCGACATAAGGGCATGGAGCGAAACGGCGCAGAGCGTGACGAGTGGTTCGCGCGCTTGAAGGCTTGGACGGGTCTGTCGACCGTGCGCTAAGTTCTTTCGAGGCAAGCGTGCTTCGGGTCGAGCTCTTGGGACGCGCCAGGATGTCAGGGGGTCTTGGACAGATCCAACGCCAATGCCTTCATCTTCTCAGCCAAGGACTTGAGTTCTGTGTCCTTCATGTCCACCGCAAGCATTTCGTAGCTCACCTTCTCGGCTTTCAACTGCGCTTCGATCGTGTTGGTAGCTACATTGCTCGGGGTGATGCCGAAGAACTTGGTCTGCTGCGGCCTCATGTTGACCACCAGGGTCTCAGATCCCACTTGCAGCGTGTTCTTGCCGCCCGCGGCAGAAAGGCGCTCGATATCCCGTCGCACCTGACCGCCGAGTTCGGCAAGCTTGTATTCCTCGGTGATGTCATCAATGGTTTGTGTGAACGGTTGACCTTGGCGCTTAGCGCGCGCCGCACGCGTGCGCCAGATGTCGCGAGCATTGGCCAGCAACTCTCCCTTGGCGTCTTCGGACATCTTCGACCAAGAGCCTTTGGCAACGCTCAGCTCGCGCGCTGCGCTCTTGCCGGCCTTGGCTTCGAAGACGGCAGCGATATAGAGCTCACCACCGCTGCGATACGCCATCATCCCATCCGTAATCTGCCTGCCATTGGCGTCGCGGATCAGGTGCCCTGGAATGAACTCCAACTTCTTTCCCGCTGGCACTTTCAGTCCGAGTGCAAATTCTCCTACGCGTGTGCGAAGCCACGGAACGATCTTGCTTTCGATCAATTCCTCCAGAAGCTGCCCCTTCAAGTGATCGACATTGGGGCCTTTTTCCAGAATGCGCAGAAGAGCGGGTGCATCCAATGAGCCCATCTCCCTGCTAACAGTTTGCAGCTCGCCAAGGAGCTTGATCACGCGTGCATCAGCGACCGGCGCCGCATTGGTCGCGCCGCGAACCAGAGCGGGGATCGCCGGCGCTGCGTCCTTGGCGACTTGGCCAGCGATGCGCCTTTGCGCGCGCAGCTCAATGCCGGCTTTTTCTACCTCGACCAAGGCCTTCCCGCCCGTGGCGCTTTCAGCTCGACCGCTTGCTTGGACCACTTTGGACCACGCGGCCGCATCACGCCCATACAGCTTGACCAGGCGCGCTTCGGTGTAGAGCGCTCGCCCGCCCTTGACCAGCCTCCCGGCGGCGGGAAGGAGCACGGTGGCCCCCAGGATCCCGCGCTCGACATCGGTCAGCGCATAGCCAAACAGGTCGCGGCCTTCGTAGACCTCGTAAGCCGCCACCATGTTGCCGACATACGGCACCAAGCCAATTGCAAGTTCTGCGACTTCGACTGCCGCTGGCCGGTCGATAGGCACAGCCCTGACTTCCCCGTCCAACGGCCCTGTTTGTGCCAGACGGATCAGAACAACGAGATCGGGCCGCTCACTAAGCATGGTCGCCAGACCCGCCTTGGCGCTCATCGTGGCCATGAGCTTGGAATTGGGTTGGGTATGAAACCAAGCCAACAGCTCAGAGCCGATCATGCGCATGGTCGGCACGACATCGGCCTGCTCGCCATAGACCATGTAGCTCTTGCCGTTCTTTTTATCGAGGAACCCGTAGGCGCGCACCTGCGCGTCCTTGGGCAGCTGCTGGGACAAATTTAGGTATTCGGAGAATTTGGCTGCCCGTGCGGCAGGGTCAAGGAACTGCGGATTGATCTCCTGGTCTGCCAGCCCCTCGCAAGCGACCTGCCAACGATCCGGACCGCGAAACCCTCTGGCGTCTGCGGGCATCTTGTCGAACGCTAATACCTGCGGCGGGCTCTTCAGCCCCTCGATCATGAGCTCAATGGATCGCCGGACGACGGCAATGGTTGGGGCGCTAGCGTGCCCGCTCGCAAGCAGTTGTGTCAGGCGAGCCTTGGCGCGAACCAAGGCAGCCTCATAAGGACGGATATCGCCAGCCATGGCACTGCTCCGTCAGACTTCGACCCACTCGCCTTCGGGGTTTTGGTCCCATTTCGGAAGCTTGTCGTCTGGCCTGAGATGAACCAGCGAAGTGGGAATTTTCACCGTCCACGGCTCGCCTTGGGGCACCTCATCCCCCGGCCGATCC from the Luteimonas fraxinea genome contains:
- a CDS encoding H-NS family nucleoid-associated regulatory protein, which gives rise to MAVLLTDLTADQLTSLIDQATERRKLLKKRKPIAVVRRKLEAAAAESGYSVAELFGAGARPASSPPKKSGSQAGAKVAAKYRNPAAPDQTWSGRGLKPIWLRDAMAQCGAKLEDFLI
- a CDS encoding DUF3606 domain-containing protein, whose translation is MADDLTKRGPPDGIRINVNEAWELRDWSKHFGVTPDALKAAVKAVGVMSKDVKRHLGK
- a CDS encoding H-NS family nucleoid-associated regulatory protein, with amino-acid sequence MLVASEGYTVDEVLGRQSPVVAASARPKRRKLGKAAVKYRDPENRRNSWTGRGSMPRWLAAKVKRGISAADFLIPGLARPTEKKGLRLGQKTVFKPVAESG
- a CDS encoding helix-turn-helix transcriptional regulator; translated protein: MKADGCQKNETTTHSPAPISQATRPICDYRKCFARMESAESDAVSSRCRRMPAALPTPTVVGKRLRMARLARELTQAQLGERLGLDDPNTAAPRISRYERGMHEPDLITLEKLAEALELPVAYFYTSSDLLAEVILVISRLPRKRQAEALAMLKAFADKL
- a CDS encoding pre-toxin TG domain-containing protein translates to MAGDIRPYEAALVRAKARLTQLLASGHASAPTIAVVRRSIELMIEGLKSPPQVLAFDKMPADARGFRGPDRWQVACEGLADQEINPQFLDPAARAAKFSEYLNLSQQLPKDAQVRAYGFLDKKNGKSYMVYGEQADVVPTMRMIGSELLAWFHTQPNSKLMATMSAKAGLATMLSERPDLVVLIRLAQTGPLDGEVRAVPIDRPAAVEVAELAIGLVPYVGNMVAAYEVYEGRDLFGYALTDVERGILGATVLLPAAGRLVKGGRALYTEARLVKLYGRDAAAWSKVVQASGRAESATGGKALVEVEKAGIELRAQRRIAGQVAKDAAPAIPALVRGATNAAPVADARVIKLLGELQTVSREMGSLDAPALLRILEKGPNVDHLKGQLLEELIESKIVPWLRTRVGEFALGLKVPAGKKLEFIPGHLIRDANGRQITDGMMAYRSGGELYIAAVFEAKAGKSAARELSVAKGSWSKMSEDAKGELLANARDIWRTRAARAKRQGQPFTQTIDDITEEYKLAELGGQVRRDIERLSAAGGKNTLQVGSETLVVNMRPQQTKFFGITPSNVATNTIEAQLKAEKVSYEMLAVDMKDTELKSLAEKMKALALDLSKTP